In Tissierellales bacterium, one genomic interval encodes:
- a CDS encoding type II secretion system GspH family protein, with protein MKSRRGFTLIELMCVLFLIGLISTWFLPKITSFRTLEVNAFGRELYQDILEVKMLNITDDYIKMRIDTDHYQIASSFGEEIKRKQIDDRFVIVDNIGTHSGIIIISFNQYGHPNYAGTMYIYDRKREAICCISIMPYTGKISFYRENSIEKSQIIYIKEKISDDLK; from the coding sequence ATGAAGTCGAGACGTGGTTTTACTTTAATTGAATTGATGTGTGTATTGTTTTTAATAGGATTAATTTCAACATGGTTTCTACCTAAAATAACTTCTTTTAGAACATTAGAAGTGAATGCGTTTGGAAGAGAATTGTATCAAGATATTTTAGAAGTGAAAATGCTAAATATTACAGATGATTATATAAAAATGAGAATAGATACTGATCACTATCAAATAGCATCCTCTTTTGGTGAGGAAATAAAAAGAAAACAGATTGATGATAGATTTGTAATTGTCGACAATATAGGAACTCATAGCGGTATAATTATAATATCATTTAACCAATATGGTCATCCAAACTATGCTGGCACTATGTATATATATGATAGGAAAAGAGAGGCAATTTGTTGCATAAGTATCATGCCTTATACGGGCAAAATAAGTTTTTATAGGGAAAATAGTATTGAAAAAAGTCAAATTATATATATCAAAGAAAAAATAAGTGATGATTTAAAATAA
- a CDS encoding type II secretion system GspH family protein encodes MGATLIELVCVIGIFGILAGPILKCSLNIFRVWDKAMVRLELQTEAINLANFIKSDMKDVGSIENISKKDFGRYTLKGYRYVYDYQLINRKLFVTEGKNTKEPDILYSNSVNKFEFIKIDNEVKWIAEFEKEGIVYEVETWFYFN; translated from the coding sequence TTGGGGGCGACGTTAATTGAGCTAGTCTGTGTAATTGGAATTTTTGGAATATTGGCAGGGCCAATTCTAAAATGTAGCCTGAATATATTTAGGGTATGGGATAAGGCGATGGTTAGATTAGAACTTCAAACAGAAGCTATCAATCTCGCGAATTTTATCAAGTCAGATATGAAAGATGTTGGGTCCATAGAGAATATTTCGAAAAAAGATTTTGGAAGATATACTTTGAAAGGATATAGATATGTATATGATTATCAATTAATTAATAGAAAATTATTTGTTACTGAAGGAAAGAATACAAAAGAGCCAGATATACTATACAGTAATAGTGTAAATAAGTTTGAATTTATAAAAATTGATAATGAGGTAAAATGGATTGCAGAATTTGAAAAAGAAGGGATAGTGTATGAAGTCGAGACGTGGTTTTACTTTAATTGA